From the Desulfovibrio sp. JY genome, one window contains:
- a CDS encoding protein kinase: protein MSHEYEVEELKKDPLLEEHTVINGKWEILGHIATGGKGEVYLANQVNLDRKVALKIMSRAFLESLEGNEEELKAELDRFRREVKVMARLRHANVLQVFDFDHVIIDGNPLDYIAMEYVPGSTLKLTMPEEGFGDDENRIKHWIRQYFISVLDGVEAIHAAGIIHRDLKPTNVLLDDEVPKIADFGLAGGNFADDITRTHHILGTMPYMPEEQFMDLAMTDARADVYALGKILYEAVIGKLNRDNSPPFKTASLPSPQTPFMKHLDRLIQQATAKDKNIRTPSVKVLRASLRELIGEQGQELPRRTGVRIWIGATVLLLLCLGAGLWYHFAAMQPSNEGPSPAFVSMKSIPGTQGMTVQQEPPIFKKGKPLPKILLGLDEANLRLIPGTSAPAPFYIGETQVTNHQFVEFLRKVQNISVQDGAVMHDGEIWLLLGEVLEGYEPIMYHDGNFVMSPTAASNPVVRVTAFGAAAYARFYGRTLPKKSQWEYAKKEGDRIAGASSGGTANPVARRIAPTTDAAKRTLFPVGDLQPDTLGVRGLGQNVREWVTVTGQAGDLEYHIVGLEQETNVPETHYRRQPWEAFADVGFRTAVTPRWHD from the coding sequence ATGTCACATGAGTACGAAGTTGAGGAATTGAAGAAGGATCCGCTCCTCGAAGAACATACCGTGATAAACGGTAAATGGGAAATCCTTGGCCACATCGCCACAGGCGGAAAAGGCGAAGTCTACTTGGCGAACCAAGTCAATTTGGATCGCAAGGTTGCACTTAAAATTATGTCCAGAGCGTTTCTAGAAAGTCTGGAGGGCAATGAGGAGGAATTAAAGGCTGAATTGGATCGCTTTCGGCGCGAGGTCAAAGTCATGGCCCGGCTTCGCCATGCCAACGTGCTTCAAGTTTTCGATTTCGATCATGTGATTATCGACGGAAACCCGCTCGATTATATCGCCATGGAATACGTTCCGGGCTCGACGCTCAAGCTGACCATGCCCGAAGAGGGGTTTGGCGACGATGAAAACCGCATCAAGCACTGGATCAGGCAGTATTTCATCTCAGTTTTGGACGGGGTAGAAGCCATTCACGCCGCAGGTATCATTCATCGGGACCTCAAGCCGACCAATGTGCTCCTGGACGATGAAGTTCCCAAAATCGCCGATTTTGGCTTGGCCGGAGGAAATTTCGCGGACGATATCACCCGGACGCATCATATCCTCGGTACCATGCCTTACATGCCCGAGGAACAGTTCATGGATTTGGCCATGACCGATGCACGGGCCGACGTCTACGCCCTCGGGAAGATCCTTTATGAAGCCGTCATCGGTAAACTGAACCGGGATAACAGCCCACCGTTCAAGACAGCGTCCCTGCCTTCTCCACAGACGCCATTCATGAAGCATCTGGATAGACTGATCCAGCAAGCCACGGCGAAAGACAAGAATATACGAACCCCATCGGTCAAAGTTTTGCGTGCAAGTTTGCGGGAGCTTATCGGCGAGCAAGGACAGGAGCTTCCAAGAAGAACAGGCGTACGGATCTGGATTGGGGCGACGGTTCTACTCCTTCTCTGCCTGGGGGCCGGACTTTGGTATCATTTCGCGGCGATGCAGCCGTCGAATGAGGGGCCGTCACCTGCCTTCGTTTCCATGAAGTCGATTCCCGGGACGCAAGGAATGACTGTCCAACAAGAACCTCCGATATTTAAAAAGGGAAAACCGCTTCCGAAAATTCTCCTGGGACTGGACGAGGCGAATCTGCGCCTTATTCCGGGAACGAGTGCTCCAGCTCCGTTCTATATAGGAGAAACCCAGGTCACCAACCATCAATTTGTCGAATTTTTGCGCAAAGTCCAAAATATCAGCGTGCAAGATGGCGCTGTTATGCATGACGGTGAAATATGGCTTCTTCTTGGAGAAGTGTTGGAAGGTTACGAGCCGATCATGTACCATGATGGTAACTTTGTTATGTCTCCAACAGCCGCCTCGAATCCTGTCGTTCGTGTCACCGCCTTTGGCGCGGCAGCGTATGCCCGGTTTTATGGGCGTACATTGCCGAAAAAATCGCAATGGGAATATGCAAAAAAAGAAGGAGACAGGATTGCCGGAGCTTCTTCGGGCGGCACAGCGAATCCTGTCGCAAGGCGGATTGCACCGACCACCGATGCAGCAAAAAGAACGTTGTTCCCGGTGGGGGATTTGCAGCCTGATACATTAGGCGTGCGTGGACTGGGGCAAAATGTACGAGAGTGGGTCACTGTCACCGGGCAAGCGGGTGATCTTGAGTACCATATCGTCGGCTTGGAACAGGAAACAAATGTGCCGGAGACGCATTACAGACGCCAGCCCTGGGAGGCGTTTGCCGATGTTGGTTTTCGTACGGCCGTGACACCGCGTTGGCACGATTGA
- a CDS encoding protein phosphatase 2C domain-containing protein yields MEVFAATDIGLTRKRNEDRYLVMHLQSGGLLAAVADGMGGEASGDKAAQVAVDILKQQSSLPEPIDVSLASVLKEADAAIVRLVVANPALEGMGATVTSAVVADGKVYWAHVGDSRLYLLRNNMLKQITTDHSFLQTFLDEGTMTPEQVAKHPFRNVLDQCVGCSECSPDHGIFEAIQGDCILLSSDGLHRYVPEKEILSILRLGDTSKKCVSMLIAAALKHGGNDNITALVVKM; encoded by the coding sequence GTGGAAGTTTTTGCTGCGACCGATATAGGCCTCACGCGGAAGCGGAATGAAGACCGTTATCTCGTGATGCATCTGCAAAGTGGGGGGCTGCTGGCGGCCGTGGCCGACGGCATGGGTGGCGAGGCGAGCGGGGACAAGGCAGCCCAAGTCGCCGTGGATATCCTCAAGCAACAAAGCAGCCTGCCTGAGCCCATAGATGTCAGTCTGGCGTCAGTTCTCAAGGAGGCCGATGCCGCAATCGTTCGGTTGGTTGTCGCGAATCCAGCGTTGGAAGGAATGGGAGCGACGGTTACGAGCGCCGTTGTTGCGGATGGTAAAGTGTATTGGGCGCATGTCGGTGACAGCCGCCTTTATCTGTTGCGCAACAATATGCTCAAGCAGATTACAACCGATCATAGCTTCCTTCAGACATTTCTCGATGAAGGCACCATGACACCGGAGCAGGTCGCAAAACACCCCTTTCGCAATGTTCTCGATCAGTGCGTCGGGTGCTCGGAATGCTCGCCGGACCACGGCATTTTTGAAGCTATTCAAGGAGATTGTATTCTGCTTAGCAGTGACGGTCTTCATAGGTATGTCCCTGAAAAAGAAATCTTATCGATCCTTCGTTTGGGCGATACATCGAAAAAGTGTGTTTCAATGTTGATTGCCGCTGCGCTCAAGCACGGCGGAAATGATAATATCACTGCTCTTGTTGTTAAGATGTAG
- a CDS encoding calcium-binding protein has translation MKEIMKALVPALALGLLAVAPLAHAQNTAKPDAHFKYMDKNKDGVLTKDEYKMMGPDADKQFDEADTNHDGKLSPEEWKAYEAKGKTGMKM, from the coding sequence ATGAAGGAAATCATGAAAGCGCTCGTGCCGGCCCTGGCCCTGGGCCTTCTGGCCGTGGCCCCGCTGGCTCACGCCCAGAATACGGCCAAGCCCGACGCCCACTTCAAGTACATGGACAAGAACAAGGATGGCGTCCTGACCAAGGACGAATACAAAATGATGGGGCCCGACGCCGACAAACAGTTCGACGAGGCTGACACCAATCATGACGGCAAACTCAGTCCCGAAGAGTGGAAGGCCTACGAGGCCAAGGGAAAGACAGGCATGAAGATGTGA
- a CDS encoding histidine kinase gives MRAKIITLALLVAVITALHYGTAGGHPAVHLLHRELYFIPILLAGFWFGLRVALATSLCITLLYLPPILAGKMVHDTPYTVVAQLLMFNVVALMVGWVEDRRAREQERKLAAEKMALLGRAASAIGLEVQDVAASLRRLSRTENCFATPEPRADILGEIDRLDHLLYALMRFVPTTQLSPISLDLGELAEKSVARLQETARKAGVGLTAATGPSGCRTRAVSEDFGGILDALVKNAIEASSSGGSVTIDVSHQGQMCRLTVRDNGRGIPPEHLTKIFLPFFSTKPGGHGLTLASTKKFLKDIGGDIAVESKLGQGAAFHLHIPRERAGDEPLEGFDAAARK, from the coding sequence ATGCGCGCAAAAATAATCACCCTTGCCTTGCTGGTGGCCGTCATTACGGCTCTGCACTACGGCACGGCCGGAGGCCATCCCGCCGTGCACCTGCTGCATCGCGAACTCTATTTCATCCCCATTCTGCTGGCCGGCTTCTGGTTCGGTCTGCGTGTGGCCCTGGCCACCTCTTTGTGCATCACGCTGTTGTACCTGCCGCCCATCCTGGCCGGCAAAATGGTCCACGACACGCCGTACACGGTGGTGGCCCAGCTTCTCATGTTCAACGTGGTGGCTTTGATGGTGGGCTGGGTGGAGGACCGACGGGCCAGGGAGCAGGAACGAAAGCTCGCGGCCGAGAAGATGGCCTTGCTCGGGCGGGCCGCCTCGGCCATCGGCCTGGAGGTGCAGGACGTGGCCGCTTCCCTGCGCCGGCTCTCCCGCACGGAGAACTGTTTCGCGACACCTGAGCCTCGAGCCGATATCCTGGGTGAAATCGACCGGTTGGATCATCTGCTCTATGCCCTGATGCGCTTTGTGCCAACGACCCAACTTTCCCCCATCTCCCTCGACCTGGGCGAACTGGCGGAAAAAAGCGTGGCCCGGCTTCAGGAGACGGCGCGCAAGGCCGGCGTCGGGCTGACGGCTGCCACGGGGCCATCGGGATGCCGCACCCGCGCCGTGTCCGAGGATTTTGGCGGGATCCTTGACGCCCTGGTGAAAAACGCCATCGAGGCCTCGTCCTCCGGGGGCAGCGTGACCATCGACGTTTCCCACCAGGGGCAGATGTGCCGACTCACAGTGCGCGACAACGGACGCGGCATCCCGCCGGAACATTTGACGAAGATATTCCTGCCTTTTTTTAGCACGAAGCCGGGCGGCCACGGCCTGACCCTGGCCTCGACAAAGAAGTTCCTCAAGGACATCGGAGGGGACATCGCGGTGGAGAGCAAACTTGGCCAAGGAGCCGCCTTCCATCTGCATATCCCCAGGGAACGGGCGGGGGACGAGCCTCTGGAAGGCTTTGACGCCGCTGCCCGCAAATAG
- a CDS encoding efflux RND transporter permease subunit — MPPRPDDRPGLMERIIRLCLHNRLPVLLFVVLVVAWGAMVAPFDWDLLGVPRNPVPVDAIPDIGENQQIVFTQWSGRSPQDVEDQITYPLTVALLGIPGVKTVRSFSMFGFSSIYVIFQDSVEFYWSRSRLLEKLSSLPPGTLPTGVTPMLGPDATALGQIFWYTLEGRDKDGNPAGGWDPAELRSIQDWYVRYALASAEGVSEAASVGGYVKEYQVDVDPDALRAAGVSLEAVLGAVRMSNLDVGARTIERNGAEYVIRGIGFLKGVKDLENSVVTARDNKPIRLRDVAHVHEGPALRRGALDKGGSEAVGGVAVVRYGANPLTTIKNVKEKIAEITPGLPSKVLPDGRVSKVTIVPFYDRTGLIHETLGTLNSALVEETLVAVIVVVVSVMHLASSLVISSLLPLAILMTFIAMKLTGVDANIVALSGIAIAIGVMVDVGIIVCENILKHFDEAPPGADKLDLVARAAAEVGGAVLTAVSMTIISFLPVFSMQGAEGKLFKPLAFTKTYALLASIVVAVTVLPVLAHVLFRHARPAGKRPLARRLAWPAVFAAVGLAALVVVKWWVGLLFFYLAARLVLEDRLPRLGKVLRILDNAIVVLAVTTVLAEHWLPLGPEKGTFLNVLFTAGVILGIMLCFQAFQHVYPLLLAVFLHHKRTFLLLPAAVVILGAVTWMGFPTVFGWLPEPLRLSGPGAALARIFPGLGKEFMPPLDEGAFLYMPTTMPHAALSEVETMLAMQDKSILALPEVEMAVGKLGRAETPLDPAPISMIETVINYKPEYLEDASGNRLQFKFDPDRVDYFRSVEGRPQSGPDGLPYLVHGTFVRDAAGKLIPEEGGRPFRLWRPALDPQLNPNRKAWPGVKTPNDIWEAIVAAARVPGMTSAPKLQPIAARLVMLQSGMRAPMGIKIHGPNLEAIEGVGLQIERLLKQVPSVAADAVIADRIVGKPYLEIVIDRDAISRYGIMIGQVQDVIQTAIGGMPLTSTVEGRERYPVRVRYMRELRDDFPDLKKILVSAPGGQEIPLEQLASIRYVRGPQVIKSEDTFLTGYVLFDKKPGFAEVDVVEQAKAYLDHMRQTGELNLPSGVSYVFAGNYENQIRAQKRLSIVLPLSLAVIFLILYFQFRSTRTALFVFSGILVAWSGGFLMIWFYGQDWFLNFHVFGTSMRELFQVRPINLSVAIWVGFLALFGIAADDGVLMATYLDQSLTGHRHESVAEVRLAVLEGAKRRIRPALMTAATTILALLPILTSRGRGADIMVPMAIPSFGGMTIAILSVFIVPILYCWVEERNLKKRSPPRAETNGADEED; from the coding sequence ATGCCGCCTCGTCCGGACGACCGTCCCGGCCTCATGGAACGGATCATTCGTCTTTGTCTGCATAACCGGCTGCCGGTGCTGCTCTTCGTCGTCCTCGTTGTGGCCTGGGGCGCTATGGTGGCCCCGTTTGACTGGGATCTGCTCGGCGTGCCGCGCAATCCGGTGCCCGTGGACGCCATTCCGGACATCGGCGAAAACCAGCAGATCGTCTTCACCCAATGGTCGGGGCGTTCCCCCCAGGACGTGGAGGACCAGATCACCTACCCGCTGACCGTGGCCCTGCTCGGCATCCCGGGCGTCAAGACCGTGCGCAGCTTCTCCATGTTCGGCTTTTCCAGCATCTACGTCATCTTCCAGGATTCCGTGGAGTTCTACTGGTCGCGCTCGCGGCTGCTGGAAAAACTCTCCAGCCTGCCGCCCGGCACCCTGCCCACGGGCGTCACCCCCATGCTCGGACCGGACGCCACGGCCTTGGGCCAGATCTTCTGGTACACCCTGGAAGGCCGGGACAAGGACGGCAATCCCGCCGGGGGCTGGGACCCGGCCGAGCTGCGCTCCATCCAGGACTGGTACGTGCGCTACGCCCTGGCCTCGGCCGAAGGGGTGAGCGAGGCGGCCTCGGTTGGCGGCTACGTCAAGGAGTACCAGGTGGACGTGGACCCCGACGCGTTGCGCGCCGCCGGGGTGAGCCTGGAGGCCGTGCTCGGGGCGGTGCGCATGTCCAACCTCGACGTCGGGGCGCGCACCATCGAACGCAACGGCGCGGAATACGTGATCCGGGGCATCGGCTTTTTAAAGGGCGTAAAAGACCTGGAAAATTCCGTCGTCACCGCTCGCGACAACAAGCCCATCCGCCTGCGGGACGTGGCCCATGTCCACGAGGGGCCGGCCCTGCGCCGGGGAGCGCTGGACAAGGGCGGCAGCGAGGCCGTCGGCGGCGTGGCGGTGGTGCGTTACGGGGCCAATCCGCTCACCACCATCAAGAACGTCAAGGAGAAGATCGCGGAGATCACCCCGGGCCTGCCGTCCAAGGTCCTGCCCGACGGCCGGGTCAGCAAGGTGACCATCGTGCCGTTTTACGACCGCACCGGGCTTATCCACGAGACACTTGGCACCTTGAACAGCGCCCTGGTGGAAGAGACCCTGGTGGCGGTCATCGTGGTGGTGGTCTCGGTCATGCACCTGGCCAGTTCCCTGGTCATCTCCTCGCTGCTTCCCCTGGCCATCCTCATGACCTTCATCGCCATGAAGCTGACCGGGGTCGACGCCAACATCGTGGCCCTTTCCGGCATCGCCATCGCCATCGGCGTCATGGTCGACGTCGGCATCATCGTTTGCGAGAACATCCTCAAGCATTTCGACGAAGCCCCGCCCGGGGCCGACAAGCTGGACCTGGTTGCGCGGGCTGCCGCCGAGGTCGGCGGGGCGGTGCTGACGGCCGTGTCCATGACCATCATCAGCTTCTTGCCGGTCTTTTCCATGCAAGGGGCCGAGGGCAAGCTCTTCAAGCCCCTGGCCTTCACCAAGACCTACGCCCTGCTCGCCTCCATCGTGGTGGCCGTGACCGTGCTGCCGGTGCTGGCCCATGTTCTGTTCCGGCATGCCAGGCCGGCCGGCAAACGGCCGCTGGCCCGGCGTCTGGCCTGGCCGGCCGTTTTCGCCGCCGTGGGGCTGGCCGCGCTCGTCGTCGTCAAATGGTGGGTGGGGTTGCTCTTTTTCTACCTGGCCGCACGTCTCGTCCTGGAAGACCGCCTGCCGCGCCTGGGCAAGGTCCTGCGCATTCTGGACAACGCCATCGTCGTGCTGGCCGTGACCACGGTCCTGGCCGAACACTGGCTGCCGCTGGGACCTGAAAAGGGAACCTTCCTCAATGTGCTTTTCACCGCCGGGGTGATCCTTGGCATCATGCTGTGCTTCCAGGCCTTCCAGCACGTTTATCCGCTGCTTTTGGCCGTTTTTTTGCACCACAAGCGGACCTTCCTCCTGCTGCCGGCCGCCGTGGTCATTCTGGGAGCCGTCACCTGGATGGGCTTCCCCACGGTGTTCGGCTGGCTGCCCGAGCCGCTCCGGCTCTCGGGGCCGGGCGCGGCCCTGGCCCGGATTTTCCCGGGGCTCGGCAAGGAATTCATGCCGCCCTTGGACGAAGGGGCGTTCCTGTACATGCCGACCACCATGCCCCATGCCGCCCTGTCCGAGGTCGAGACCATGCTGGCCATGCAGGATAAATCCATCCTGGCCCTGCCGGAAGTGGAAATGGCCGTGGGCAAGCTCGGCCGGGCCGAAACGCCCCTGGACCCGGCGCCCATCTCCATGATCGAGACGGTCATCAATTATAAGCCCGAATACCTGGAGGACGCCTCGGGCAACCGACTCCAGTTCAAGTTCGACCCCGATCGGGTGGATTATTTTCGTAGCGTGGAGGGCCGTCCCCAGTCCGGGCCGGACGGCCTGCCGTATCTCGTCCACGGCACCTTCGTGCGCGACGCGGCCGGGAAACTCATCCCGGAAGAAGGCGGCAGGCCGTTTCGCCTCTGGCGGCCGGCCCTCGACCCGCAGCTCAATCCCAACCGCAAGGCTTGGCCGGGCGTCAAGACGCCAAACGACATCTGGGAGGCCATCGTCGCCGCCGCCCGCGTCCCCGGCATGACCTCGGCTCCCAAGCTCCAGCCCATCGCCGCCCGCCTGGTCATGCTCCAGTCCGGCATGCGCGCCCCCATGGGCATCAAGATCCACGGCCCCAACCTCGAAGCCATCGAGGGCGTGGGCCTGCAGATCGAACGCCTGCTCAAGCAGGTGCCCTCCGTGGCCGCCGACGCGGTCATCGCCGACCGCATCGTGGGCAAGCCCTACCTGGAGATCGTCATCGACCGCGATGCCATCTCCCGCTACGGCATCATGATCGGTCAGGTACAAGACGTCATCCAGACGGCCATCGGCGGCATGCCCCTGACCTCCACCGTGGAAGGGCGGGAACGCTATCCGGTGCGGGTGCGCTACATGCGGGAGCTTCGCGACGATTTCCCGGACCTGAAAAAAATCCTGGTCTCCGCTCCGGGCGGCCAGGAGATCCCCCTCGAGCAACTTGCCTCGATCCGCTACGTGCGCGGCCCCCAGGTGATCAAAAGCGAGGACACGTTCCTGACCGGTTATGTGCTCTTCGACAAGAAACCCGGTTTCGCCGAGGTGGACGTGGTGGAGCAGGCCAAGGCCTACCTCGATCACATGCGCCAGACCGGCGAGTTGAATCTTCCCTCCGGCGTGTCTTACGTGTTCGCCGGTAATTACGAAAACCAGATTCGGGCCCAGAAACGCCTCTCCATCGTTCTGCCTTTGTCGCTCGCCGTCATCTTCCTCATCCTCTATTTCCAGTTCCGCTCCACACGCACGGCTTTGTTCGTCTTTTCGGGCATCCTGGTGGCCTGGTCGGGCGGTTTTCTCATGATCTGGTTCTACGGTCAGGACTGGTTCCTCAATTTCCATGTGTTCGGCACGTCCATGCGGGAACTCTTCCAGGTGCGCCCCATCAACCTCAGTGTCGCCATCTGGGTGGGATTCCTGGCGCTTTTCGGCATCGCCGCCGACGATGGCGTGCTCATGGCCACCTACCTGGACCAGAGCCTGACCGGACACCGGCACGAATCCGTGGCCGAGGTGCGCCTGGCCGTGCTGGAAGGGGCCAAACGACGCATTCGGCCGGCGCTTATGACCGCAGCCACCACCATCCTGGCGTTGCTGCCGATTCTCACCTCCCGGGGACGGGGCGCGGACATCATGGTGCCCATGGCCATTCCGTCTTTTGGCGGCATGACCATCGCCATCCTGTCCGTGTTCATCGTTCCCATCCTTTATTGCTGGGTGGAGGAGCGCAACCTCAAAAAGCGGAGCCCTCCCCGAGCTGAAACCAACGGGGCAGACGAGGAAGATTGA